A window of Trichoderma atroviride chromosome 3, complete sequence contains these coding sequences:
- a CDS encoding uncharacterized protein (EggNog:ENOG41) — translation MDTLATIWDAFIHVVDPWRFMSISFRHIPATIRGLIHEKDYGALLSFARFEEALFGTFWATIGPNVKLNAEQRVIPLLEGRIKDGVVHDEVVSTPVYGTVLEVGAGSGMYADVFARFREGADSAHDNESLRHRKTTGGHITKMYGVEPNPISAKALGQRVKDLGMDDIYHVVPVGIESVDDPSAWNGKIEPGSVDCIVSILCLCSIPEPEKNIKLLYNLLKPGGRWYAYEHVKVWRGGPLLSLYQRFVNLVWPHFLGGCELCRDTEKSLRAAGIFKEIDFVQPVAQPPYQVLPHKIGILTK, via the exons ATGGACACCTTGGCTACCATCTGGGATGCCTTCATACATGTCGTTGATCCATGGCGCTTCATGAGCATCTCTTTCCGTCATATACCCGCCACCATACGGGGTCTCATCCATGAAAAGGATTATGGAGCTCTGCTCTCGTTTGCAAGATTCGAAGAAGCTCTCTTTGGCACATTCTGGGCCACCATCGGGCCGAATGTCAAGCTTAATGCAGAGCAGCGCGTCATTCCTCTCCTTGAAGGTCGTATCAAAGATGGTGTCGTTCATGATGAAGTCGTGAGCACCCCAGTATATGGTACGGTCCTCGAGGTCGGTGCCGGAAGTGGCATGTATGCCGACGTTTTTGCCCGTTTTCGCGAAGGTGCCGATAGCGCCCACGACAACGAAAGCCTTCGACACAGAAAAACCACAGGTGGCCACATCACCAAGATGTACGGCGTCGAGCCCAACCCCATTTCCGCCAAAGCGCTCGGACAACGTGTAAAGGACCTCGGTATGGACGATATATATCACGTCGTCCCTGTCGGTATCGAATCTGTCGACGACCCCTCCGCCTGGAATGGCAAGATCGAGCCAGGCAGCGTTGACTGCATCGTCAGCATCCTTTGTCTCTGCAGTATCCCCGAGCCTGAGAAGAACATCAAGCTTCTGTACAACCTGCTCAAGCCAGGAGGCCGCTGGTACGCCTATGAGCACGTCAAGGTATGGCGCGGCGGCCCATTGCTCAGCCTATATCAGC GCTTTGTCAACCTCGTCTGGCCACACTTTTTAGGAGGATGTGAACTCTGTCGCGATACCGAAAAGAGCCTCAGGGCAGCCGGCATCTTCAAAGAGATTGATTTCGTGCAGCCCGTGGCTCAGCCCCCCTATCAGGTTTTGCCGCACAAGATTGGCATTCTGACGAAATAA
- a CDS encoding uncharacterized protein (EggNog:ENOG41), whose product MRANLARHGRRLLVCQARTAPSCALYAAPARRRPIAQRPATHVNFERTFLGGLLQKKAPREIRQPEYEPGWLQIMVWRSRMLDNVRPQPRLELLEAWKKLMQSKINTKMPFNSTQALQCRRLLEYLADPVNTEENEKDRKLGAVHLAMARQVLLEIDPIERTQHHLDLAKALHSVWAAGNFPSRKPNPVVSQWAYLVNALSLYGGSLEAVQMMYDKWEQPDYFNSINQGERLLEVVANGLAREGHEAELVKLVEYAETHNVPYSARIQYIVVRFFAERDRVTETKYWLNKPLMSGNIQAQVYRILAPFAMRNDLQEWATSLFLELGESQPWKKYWNALLQAILITRGSLAEVDTMMSHMVDSSGEIAPDIHIINGLLRVAAEQRDAALGEDILALAAKRGLAPNGETHLILLNLRLKTDNLMGAREAYNQARHVQPWANEAKPRLFGEFRLAVNEYLVALAAQKQPDFKYISSVLESVEEDQMRLEPDTVGVLCLRFLENDQHFDVMDMLSIYSFLYSETERETVQNAFVSFCLDRSTSTNRAWAAYQLLQQFFQDTSFERRVSLMNAFFERKRPDMASQVFGHMRAHRNKSYHPTVDTYITCLEGFARYPDEEGLEMVHNMLKMDVSLQPSTKLYTALMLAYTGCGQPLIALDYWTQITQSREGPSYATLQAMFWTLERKSGGHKQAREVWQKIERMDLDVPPSVYNAYIGALAGNGNEKEVRSLIMGMASVVGSEPDAMTLGITYNALPGQQLQKGFQEWAKGRYSDAWAELMKVGRRMDEYSLCQFKIERIMKA is encoded by the exons ATGAGGGCAAACCTGGCCCGTCATGGCAGGCGATTACTTGTCTGCCAAGCGAGGACGGCGCCATCCTGCGCTTTGTATGCGGCTCCGGCTCGACGAAGGCCAATCGCACAGAGACCGGCGACACATGTCAACTTCGAACGAACGTTTCTCGGCGGCTTGCTCCAGAAGAAGGCCCCGCGGGAGATTAGACAGCCCGAGTATGAGCCGGGATGGCTGCAAATCATGGTGTGGAGGAGTCGCATGCTCGACAATGTCAGACCTCAACCTCGGCTTGAATTGCTGGAAGcgtggaagaagttgatgcAGTCGAAAATCAACACCAAAATGCCTTTCAACAGCACACAAGCTCTGCAGTGCCGCCGATTACTAGAATATCTTGCTGATCCGGTAAACACCgaggaaaatgaaaaggatAGAAAGCTTGGCGCCGTCCACCTAGCGATGGCGAGGCAAGTCCTCCTTGAGATTGATCCAATCGAACGAacgcagcatcatcttgaTTTAGCAAAGGCTCTACATTCCGTGTGGGCTGCGGGAAACTTTCCCAGCAGGAAACCCAATCCCGTGGTGTCCCAGTGGGCCTATCTTGTCAACGCTCTGAGTTTATATGGCGGATCACTTGAAGCCGTACAGATGATGTATGACAAATGGGAACAGCCAGATTACTTCAACTCCATAAACCAGGGAGAGCGACTCTTGGAAGTCGTTGCAAATGGGCTGGCAAGAGAAGGACACGAAGCCGAGCTGGTGAAGCTGGTTGAATATGCTGAAACCCACAATGTCCCATACAGTGCCAGAATTCAGTACATCGTGGTCAGGTTTTTTGCCGAACGAGATCGCGTCACCGAAACGAAATACTGGCTCAACAAACCGCTCATGAGTGGCAACATACAGGCGCAAGTATACCGTATCCTAGCGCCCTTTGCCATGCGCAACGACCTTCAGGAGTGGGCGACTTCACTGTTCCTTGAACTCGGCGAATCGCAGCCATGGAAAAAATATTGGAACGCATTGCTTCAAGCAATACTCATTACCAGGGGAAGCCTTGCTGAAGTGGACACCATGATGTCGCACATGGTCGACAGCAGTGGAGAGATAGCTCCGGACATTCACATAATCAACGGGCTGCTCAGAGTTGCTGCTGAACAGCGAGATGCCGCTCTAGGTGAAGATATTCTTGCACTTGCCGCCAAAAGAGGCCTTGCTCCCAATGGAGAAACACATCTCATCTTGCTAAACCTGCGGCTCAAAACCGACAACTTGATGGGGGCGCGAGAGGCATATAACCAAGCAAGACATGTACAGCCTTGGGCTAATGAAGCCAAGCCTCGCCTATTTGGAGAATTCCGCTTGGCAGTTAATGAGTATCTGGTGGCATTGGCAGCGCAGAAACAGCCCGATTTCAAGTATATTTCATCAGTTCTCGAGTCCGTCGAAGAAGATCAGATGCGGCTTGAGCCAGACACTGTCGGCGTACTCTGCTTGAGATTCCTAGAAAACGACCAGCACTTTGACGTCATGGACATGCTCTCCATCTATTCCTTCTTATACAGCGAAACCGAGCGAGAGACTGTTCAAAACGCCTTTGTCTCCTTTTGCCTCGACCGCAGCACGAGCACAAATCGAGCCTGGGCTGCGTATCAACTTCTTCAACAGTTCTTCCAGGATACCAGTTTCGAGCGGCGGGTATCATTAATGAATGCATTTTTTGAGCGAAAACGCCCAGATATGGCTTCACAAGTCTTTGGGCATATGCGGGCACACCGAAACAAATCGTACCATCCTACAGTAGACACCTACATCACATGTCTAGAAGGCTTTGCCCGATATCCCGACGAAGAAGGCCTGGAAATGGTTCACAATATGCTCAAGATGGATGTCTCGCTACAGCCATCGACGAAGCTATATACCGCCTTGATGCTGGCATACACAGGCTGCGGCCAGCCACTAATAGCGCTGGACTACTGGACCCAAATCACACAGTCCAGAGAGGGTCCGTCATATGCTACTTTGCAGGCAATGTTCTGGACGCTGGAGAGGAAAAGCGGCGGGCATAAGCAAGCCCGAGAGGTTTGGCAAAAGATTGAAAGAATGGATTTGGACGTACCTCCCAGCGTCTACAACGCATATATCGGCGCTTTAGCGGGAAATGGAAACGAAAAGGAGGTTCGAAGCCTAATTATGGGGATGGCGTCCGTTGTCGGCTCAGAGCCAGATGCCATGAC ACTCGGTATCACATACAATGCTCTGCCCGgacagcagcttcagaaAGGATTCCAAGAGTGGGCCAAGGGACGATACAGCGATGCTTGGGCAGAGCTGATGAAGGTGGGCCGGCGGATGGACGAGTATTCGCTGTGCCAATTCAAAATAGAACGGATCATGAAGGCTTAG
- a CDS encoding uncharacterized protein (BUSCO:EOG092D47GI) translates to MVRKLKHHEQKLLRKTDFFTYKQDSNHRDKLVRRRYMIQNPEDYHKYNRLCGSIRQLAHRLSLLPPENATRRKHEELLLNKLYDMGILSSASKLSAVENNVTVSAFARRRLPVVMTRLRMAETVQAATKLIEQGHVRVGVDEVTDPAYLVTRNTEDFVTWAVGSKIKRNIMKYRDELDDFELL, encoded by the exons ATGGTGCGCAAACTCAAGCATCACGAGCAGAAGCTCCTGCGCAAGACAGACTTCTTCACATACAAGCAAGACAGCAACCACCGCGACAAGCTCGTCCGCCGGCGCTACATGATCCAGAACCCCGAAGACTACCACAAGTACAACCGCCTCTGCGGC TCCATCCGCCAACTCGCCCACCGCCTCTCCCTCCTGCCCCCCGAAAACGCCACCCGCCGCAAACacgaagagctgctgctcaacaagcTCTACGACATGGGCATcctctcctccgcctccaagCTGTCCGCCGTCGAGAACAACGTCACCGTCAGCGCCTttgcccgccgccgcctgccCGTCGTCATGACGCGGCTGCGCATGGCCGAGACGGTCCAGGCCGCCACGAAGCTCATCGAGCAGGGCCACGTGCGCGTCGGCGTTGACGAGGTCACCGATCCGGCGTACCTGGTGACGAGGAACACGGAGGACTTTGTGACGTGGGCCGTGGGAAGCAAGATTAAGCGGAACATTATGAAGTATAGGGATGAGCTGGATGACTTTGAGCTGTTGTGA
- a CDS encoding uncharacterized protein (EggNog:ENOG41) — MAANLSLSPEEARDRIAIRQVIDQYAHCADRRLPDEQMSLFTDKTNFLVYMQGEGSSPSQVVEKREDLRPVFEFLRGYTHTTHFNGQSTIDIGPDGKTASGETYCIAYHLSEKDGHRQMYVASLRYQDILKKEADDIWRFSERKLYLDWSETRPSNP; from the coding sequence ATGGCAGCAAATCTCTCCTTGAGCCCCGAGGAAGCGCGAGATCGAATCGCCATCCGTCAAGTCATCGATCAATATGCTCACTGTGCCGATCGCCGCTTACCAGACGAGCAAATGTCCCTCTTCACCGATAAAACCAACTTCTTAGTATACATGCAAGGAGAAGGATCGTCGCCCTCGCAAGTTGTCGAAAAACGAGAGGATTTGCGACCAGTCTTTGAGTTTCTGCGCGGCTACACCCACACAACGCATTTTAATGGACAAAGCACCATCGACATCGGACCGGACGGCAAGACTGCTTCTGGAGAAACATATTGCATTGCATATCATTTGTCTGAAAAGGACGGTCACCGGCAAATGTACGTGGCCAGTTTGCGGTACCAGGATATCTTGAAAAAAGAGGCCGATGATATCTGGCGGTTCTCGGAGCGGAAGCTGTACCTCGATTGGTCAGAGACGAGACCGTCGAATCCATAG